Proteins encoded together in one Impatiens glandulifera chromosome 1, dImpGla2.1, whole genome shotgun sequence window:
- the LOC124934084 gene encoding uncharacterized protein At4g13230 — MASKTVVSTLIKSQNSGAFVAITRSSYQAISIRCESTIGRKATEAAKQSSDEACQAGQEIKNKASSAANDMGGKAKEVAGKAVEGAQDLTEKAKQTAQDTWGTIKGTAEKIKETVVGKAEESKEAVKENAETVKRSMNTKIPPAV; from the exons ATGGCAAGCAAAACCGTCGTATCCACTCTCATCAAATCTCAAAACTCAGGCGCATTTGTTGCCATTACACGTTCATCGTATCAG GCCATTAGCATTCGCTGTGAATCGACAATCGGCAGGAAGGCGACAGAAGCAGCAAAACAGAGCTCCGACGAAGCATGCCAGGCTGGACAAGAGATCAAGAACAAGGCTTCATCTGCTGCCAATGAT aTGGGTGGAAAAGCAAAAGAGGTAGCAGGAAAGGCGGTGGAAGGAGCACAAGATTTGACGGAGAAAGCGAAGCAAACAGCACAGGATACCTGGGGGACAATTAAAGGGACAGCTGAGAAGATTAAGGAAACTGTCGTCGGAAAAGCTGAAGAATCCAAGGAAGCTGTTAAAGAGAATGCAGAAACCGTCAAGCGAAGCATGAATACCAAAATCCCGCCAgcagtttaa